Proteins found in one Triticum aestivum cultivar Chinese Spring chromosome 4D, IWGSC CS RefSeq v2.1, whole genome shotgun sequence genomic segment:
- the LOC123099234 gene encoding probable glycosyltransferase 6 — MASETAPFCVTGAAGKGAASAAHRPHGHVVLAARIHDALVFAAGAVAAVLLLLCFSSLLAPAPVPNLVAGPSLPFPTSFPQQPQEADSSDDGLYARVAAAPRTFYDDPKLSYAVDRRVAGWDAKRAEWLRLHYPFGLRARRGPGERVVMLSGSQSHPCAGDGGDHMLLRFLKNKVDYARLHGIELLYNTALLQPRMVAYWAKIPVVRAAMLAHPEAEWVWWLDADAVITDMDFAPPLATRYKEYNLVVHGWDREVYEARSWVGLNAGVFLIRNCQWSLDFMDAWASMGPASPEYARWGKTLKATLSDKPDAESDDQSALAYLLLKNPKKWGARTYLEHEYYFQGYWAEIVDRLDGVAARYRAAERRFGPALRRRHAEGEHALYAAARNAALRKKAGGVPGPDGGGQKASYWRRPFVTHFTGCNPCGGRPNEIYSNESCAEGMRRALNLADDQVLRAYGFRHAGPLKDDVRALLV, encoded by the coding sequence ATGGCGTCGGAGACCGCGCCGTTCTGCGTCAcgggggcggcgggcaagggcgccGCGTCCGCGGCGCACCGGCCGCACGGCCACGTCGTGCTCGCCGCGCGCATCCACGACGCGCTCGTCTTCGCCGCGGGCGCCGTGGCGGccgtgctcctcctcctctgcttctcctccctGCTCGCGCCCGCGCCCGTGCCCAACCTCGTCGCCGGCCCCTCCCTCCCCTTCCCCACCTCCTTCCCGCAGCAGCCGCAGGAGGCCGACTCCTCCGACGACGGCCTGTACGCCAGGGTCGCCGCGGCGCCGCGCACGTTCTACGACGACCCGAAGCTGTCCTACGCCGTGGACCGGCGGGTGGCCGGCTGGGACGCGAAGCGGGCCGAGTGGCTGCGCCTGCACTACCCTTTCGGCCTCCGCGCGCGCCGCGGCCCCGGGGAGCGCGTCGTCATGCTCTCCGGCTCCCAGTCCCACCCgtgcgccggcgacggcggcgaccacaTGCTGCTGCGCTTCCTCAAGAACAAGGTGGACTACGCGCGGCTCCACGGCATCGAGCTGCTCTACAACACGGCGCTGCTGCAGCCCCGGATGGTGGCATACTGGGCCAAGATCCCCGTGGTGCGCGCCGCCATGCTCGCCCACCCGGAGGCCGAGTGGGTCTGGTGGCTCGACGCCGACGCCGTCATCACCGACATGGACTTCGCGCCCCCGCTCGCCACCAGGTATAAGGAGTACAACCTGGTCGTCCACGGCTGGGACAGGGAGGTGTACGAGGCCCGGTCCTGGGTCGGCCTCAACGCCGGCGTCTTCCTCATCCGGAACTGCCAGTGGTCGCTCGACTTCATGGACGCATGGGCCAGCATGGGCCCGGCCTCGCCGGAGTACGCGCGCTGGGGCAAGACCCTCAAGGCCACGCTCAGCGACAAGCCCGACGCCGAGTCCGACGACCAGTCCGCGCTCGCTTACCTCCTCCTCAAGAACCCGAAAAAATGGGGCGCCAGGACGTACCTGGAGCACGAGTACTACTTCCAGGGCTACTGGGCGGAGATCGTGGACAGGCTCGACGGCGTCGCGGCGCGGTACCGGGCGGCGGAGCGGCGCTTCGGCCCGGCGCTCCGGCGGCGGCACGCGGAGGGGGAGCACGCGCTGTAcgcggcggcgaggaacgcggcccTGAGGAAGAAGGCCGGCGGCGTCCCGGGGCCCGACGGGGGCGGGCAGAAGGCGTCCTACTGGCGCCGGCCCTTCGTGACGCACTTCACCGGCTGCAACCCCTGCGGCGGCAGGCCCAACGAGATCTACTCCAACGAGAGCTGCGCCGAGGGGATGCGCCGCGCGCTCAACCTCGCCGACGACCAGGTGCTCCGCGCCTACGGCTTCCGCCACGCCGGGCCGCTCAAGGACGACGTGCGCGCGCTCCTAGTCTAG